The window TATCCTTATGTTCTGTTTCGGTTGGTTCAATCATCATTGCACCATGAACAATAAGTGGAAAATAAACCGTTGGCGCATGGAATCCATGATCAAGAAGCCGCTTGGCAATTTCATTTGTTGTAATGCCGTGTGGCATACCTTCATCGTTTATGACAAATTCGTGCATACATATACGTTTATATGGCAGGTTAATATGCTTTTGCAATTTAACACGCAGATAGTTTGCATTGACAACGGCATGTTCAGCAACCTGTTTTAAGCCGCTTGCTCCTAACATCACTATGTACGTATAGGCTCTGAGCATCACTAAAAAATTGCCATAGTAACTATGTACTCGCCCAATTGACTGTGGCCTGTCATAATCAAGATAATACTGATTATCCTTTTTTGCAATCACAGGTACGGGCATAAAAGGAATAAGTTTTTCAATCACACCAATTGGCCCTGAACCTGGCCCGCCACCGCCATGGGGTGTAGAAAACGTTTTATGTAAATTAACATGCATGATATCAAAGCCCAAATCAGCCGGGCGCACTTTGCCAACTATAGCATTAAGATTTGCACCATCGCAGTAAAACAATGCACCTTTACTGTGTAATATTTCTGCAATTGTTATGATATTTCGGTCAAAAAGGCCCAGAGTATTGGGGCACGTCAGCATCATAGCAGCAACATTGTCATCCAGTGCAGCACGCAGTGCATCTATATCAACATCACCATCACTGTTAGAAGGAATTTCTTTTACAGTGAAGCCACACATGGCAACGGATGCAGGATTTGTACCATGTGCCGAATCGGGGATAAGGATGATATTCCGTTTTTCACCTTTTTCTTCAAAATATTTCTTTATAATCATCACACTTGAAAGCTCACCATGGGCACCAGCTGCAGGCATAAGGGTAAACTGTTTCATGCCGGTAATTGCGCATAGCATCTCCTGCAAGGAATACATAATATGTAATGACCCTTGCGATAGCTCTTCAATAGTTGCCGGGTGCTGCCTGGTAAATTGTGGCAAACTTGCAACCACATCATTAATCTTTGGATTATATTTCATGGTGCAGCTGCCCAGCGGATACATGCCATTATCAACACCAAAGTTAAGACTGGAAAGCTTACGGTAATGGCGAACAACATCAACCTCGCTGACATCTGCAAGGTTAAGCTGAGCACGACATAGATGCTGTGGAATTGGCTCATAGCTTTCAGCACCAAACTGTGGTACTGTATATTTATTCCTGCCTTTTTTATGTAATGAAAATATTGTTTGCATGGCACTCACCATTATATTGTCTGCAATAGTTTTACAAGTGTATCTATATCATCTTTTGTAGTGCATTCTGTTGCTGCAATTAAAAGGCAATCAGAAAGCTCAGGATAATATTCTTCAAGCGGTATCCCTAATGCAAAACCATTTTCCATAAGTTTATGTCGAATATCCTTTGCATTGTTAAACTTAATGACGAATTCATTAAAAAATGGCGCATCAAACACACGTTCATAGCCCAGATCAACCAATTTTTCCACACAATAACTTGCTGCAGCATGGTTGGTACGTGCCAGCTCATACAATCTGTTCCCTACCAGGCTCAGGTATATTGTTGCTCGCAGAGCACACAATCCTTCATTGGTACATATATTTGATGTAGCACGTTCACGGCGTATGTGCTGCTCACGCGTTTGCAGCGTCATCACATAACATTCTCTTCCCTCCTCATCAACTGTTTTTCCAATCAGCCTTCCAGGAATGGTGCGCATAAATTCTTTTTTACAAGATAGTATCCCTAAAAGCGGCCCTCCATTGGCAGGGTAGTTGCCAAATGACTGTCCTTCACCGCATGCAATATCAGCACCACATTCGCCAGGGCTTTTTAACAGTCCTAAACTCATTGCTTCAGTAAATGTTGTAATGCATAATGCCTTATGTTCATGTGCAATAGATGCTGCTTTTTCAAGGTCTTCAATCACACCAAAAAAGTTAGGACTTTGCACAATAACGCATGCAATAGTATCGTTCATTTTGTGCGATAGTTCATTATAATCAGTTGTTCCGCTTTTATAGGGTACTATCTCCAATGAAACATCCGATGCCCATGCATACGTAGCAAGCACCTGACGGTAATGGGGATGAACTGTAGCAGAACATAATACTTTATTTTTCCTAGTGGTACGTACAGCCATGAGTACCGCTTCAGCCAGCGCTGTTGCACCATCATACATACTTGCGTTGGCAATGTCCATGCCAGTGAGCCTGCACATATACGTTTGGAATTCAAATATTGCCGCCAGCGTTCCCTGGCTTACCTCAGGCTGATAAGGGGTATACGCTGTGTAAAACTCAGATCGCGATGATAGATGGTCAACAATCGCAGGCACATAGTGATTATATATGCCACCACCTACCAACGAACACACCTGTTTATTCATACTGCCAGTGCGCTGTATAGAATGCAGTGCTTCCTGTTCGGATAATGGTGATGGTAATTGAATGTCTGGATTTTTTACTTGTGCTGGTATATCAATAAAAAGTTCCTCTACAGAATTAACACCAATTTCCTTGCACATCAACCTGATATCTTCATCGCTGTTGGGTAAAAAGCTCATGGCTATTCTCCTGAAGCAACATGCTCAGCATAGGTACTTGCATCCATCAGTTCATCAAGCTCATGCTTATCTTTAATATCTATCTTGAATATCCAGCCTTTACCATACGGGTCGCTATTAAGCAAATCTGGCGAATCTTCAAGCGTTTTATTTACTTCAACAATTCTTCCGCTTACCGGCGAATATACATCGCTCACAGCCTTTACCGACTCAACAACTGCAACCTGTTCTCCTGCTTTTACCTCAATGCCAACCTCAGGTAATTCTACAAAGACGATATCAGTCAGCATTTCCTGTGCATGATCAGTAATGCCGCAAATACCGGTGTAATCGTCCTGCACCTGTATCCATTCATGTGTTTTCGTGTATTTTAAATCTTCAGGAATGTTACTCATTATTATGCTCCTTTAAGAAAAATTATAATTTTTTAGGCAATATTTATTTGCAGCAACCAATTGGTGTCACAAAAGACATCTCTTTGCAATAACTTTTGCCTTACTGTCATTGCGAGGAACGAAGTGACGAAGCAATCCCCTAGTTGCGAGCGTCGCAGGCACGTGGCAATCTCATCTTCTGCGGCATTGAGGTTTCTTCACTTCGACACGCTCAGTGCAAGCACTACGCTCGCAATGACTTTACACCCGCGTCATTGATAGCCCCACTGGTTGTTCTGGAACACCCTCACTACTAGAATTTTCTGCCAGTGTACTTGTAGAATGGGCGCGGGACTACCTTTGCAGGGCTTGTTTTATCCCTGATAACTATCGCCACCTCATCCCCTACTGTAACAACATTATTTTTTACTAGTGCCAAGGCTATGCCTTTTTTAAAAACAGGTGAAAAACCACCACTTGTAATATATCCAATATCCTGATTATTATACTGCACTTTGTACTGGCTTCGCGGTATTGCCTTATCAAGCATTTCTAAACAGATTATCTGTCGTGGCGCACCATGTGCTTTTTGATGTTCAATTATTTCTTTAGCAATATACTCAGTCTGTGCACTTAGCACAAAACCAATGCCACCTTCAATAGGTGTTATGGTATCACTCAATTCATGGCCATACAATGAATAGCATGCTTCTAAACGCAATGTGTCACGTGCCCCCAGGCCCACAGGCTTTAACCCATACTCTTTTCCTGCTTCAAGTAAATCATTCCATACGCGGGAAGCAACATTATTAATACAGAAAAGCTCATAACCAAACTCGCCTGTATAGCCTGTCTGCGATATCAGCACGGGCTCACCCTTATAAGCACCAGTAAAGAAATGGAATCGTTTGAGGTTTTCTAAACGGTCATCCCTGATTATTTTTTTTAAGATATTGAATGACTGCGGTCCCTGCAGATCAATTTTTGCTGTTGCAGCCGAAACATCCTGTATTGATACATTCGTTTTGCAATGCTGTGTTAACCACTCTACATCCTTTTCTGTGGTAGCAGCATTCACAACAAGGTAATATTCATTATCAGAAAGCATAAATATAAAAAGATCATCTATAATTCCACCCTTATCATTTAAAAAACAGGTGTACATGGATTTCCCCTTTTCAAGCCTTCCCATATCAGTGGGGATAAGCTTTTGTAATGCTGCCCGTGCACCTCTTCCTTTAACAACTATCTCACCCATATGCGAAACATCAAATAAACCTGCAGCCTGTCGTACTGCCATGTGCTCATCAATTATGGAAGAATACAGTACCGGAAGTTCCCATCCGGCAAATTCAACCATCTTGCCACCCAGCTTTATATGATCATCATATAGAAATGTTCTCTGTGCTGTCATTTCATTCTCCGTTTTGCAAATTCACATGCTTTAAATAAAATATCATTAACCTCGCTTACTGCCGGACAGTATGCCATTTCAAACCGCAGTATGTCATCAAGTGTTAATCCATGTTCTATAGCCAGGCTTATTATATTTATTCGTGCTGTGGCACCACTGCCAATTGCCTGAGCACCTAATAGTTTTCCTGTTGTATCACACAGTACCTTGAAAGTCAAACGTTCATTTTCAGGAAAATATTCTGGTTTTACTGTAGCACTAATTTTACCTGCTATCACAGAAAAACCTCTTTCCTGGGCAACCTGTGTGGAAAATCCTGTTGCAGCTATTTCAAGTTCACCAACCTTTGTTACAAATGTGCCCGCAGTGCCTTTATAGGCTGAATGCATACCCATAGCATGTTCAGCTGCAATGATTCCCTGCTTATAGGCTGATGTAGCTAATTTAACTGGAAAAGGTTTTTTATCAATGACTGACCAGTTCTGGATACAATCACCTGCTGCATAGAGAGAAGGTTTCACTTCTAAATGTTCATTGACAATCACTCCCCATCTTCCTGTTTCAAATGATGAATTAATTGCCCAATCACAGTTAGCAGCAAAACCGGTTGCAACAATGACAATGTCAGCAGTATAGTCTTTTCCCGG is drawn from Spirochaetota bacterium and contains these coding sequences:
- the gcvPB gene encoding aminomethyl-transferring glycine dehydrogenase subunit GcvPB; protein product: MQTIFSLHKKGRNKYTVPQFGAESYEPIPQHLCRAQLNLADVSEVDVVRHYRKLSSLNFGVDNGMYPLGSCTMKYNPKINDVVASLPQFTRQHPATIEELSQGSLHIMYSLQEMLCAITGMKQFTLMPAAGAHGELSSVMIIKKYFEEKGEKRNIILIPDSAHGTNPASVAMCGFTVKEIPSNSDGDVDIDALRAALDDNVAAMMLTCPNTLGLFDRNIITIAEILHSKGALFYCDGANLNAIVGKVRPADLGFDIMHVNLHKTFSTPHGGGGPGSGPIGVIEKLIPFMPVPVIAKKDNQYYLDYDRPQSIGRVHSYYGNFLVMLRAYTYIVMLGASGLKQVAEHAVVNANYLRVKLQKHINLPYKRICMHEFVINDEGMPHGITTNEIAKRLLDHGFHAPTVYFPLIVHGAMMIEPTETEHKDTLDAFVDTMVAIKSEAHSHPELLKAAPHTTPVRKVDAVLAARKPVLQWEE
- the gcvPA gene encoding aminomethyl-transferring glycine dehydrogenase subunit GcvPA — translated: MSFLPNSDEDIRLMCKEIGVNSVEELFIDIPAQVKNPDIQLPSPLSEQEALHSIQRTGSMNKQVCSLVGGGIYNHYVPAIVDHLSSRSEFYTAYTPYQPEVSQGTLAAIFEFQTYMCRLTGMDIANASMYDGATALAEAVLMAVRTTRKNKVLCSATVHPHYRQVLATYAWASDVSLEIVPYKSGTTDYNELSHKMNDTIACVIVQSPNFFGVIEDLEKAASIAHEHKALCITTFTEAMSLGLLKSPGECGADIACGEGQSFGNYPANGGPLLGILSCKKEFMRTIPGRLIGKTVDEEGRECYVMTLQTREQHIRRERATSNICTNEGLCALRATIYLSLVGNRLYELARTNHAAASYCVEKLVDLGYERVFDAPFFNEFVIKFNNAKDIRHKLMENGFALGIPLEEYYPELSDCLLIAATECTTKDDIDTLVKLLQTI
- the gcvH gene encoding glycine cleavage system protein GcvH, which gives rise to MSNIPEDLKYTKTHEWIQVQDDYTGICGITDHAQEMLTDIVFVELPEVGIEVKAGEQVAVVESVKAVSDVYSPVSGRIVEVNKTLEDSPDLLNSDPYGKGWIFKIDIKDKHELDELMDASTYAEHVASGE
- the gcvT gene encoding glycine cleavage system aminomethyltransferase GcvT is translated as MTAQRTFLYDDHIKLGGKMVEFAGWELPVLYSSIIDEHMAVRQAAGLFDVSHMGEIVVKGRGARAALQKLIPTDMGRLEKGKSMYTCFLNDKGGIIDDLFIFMLSDNEYYLVVNAATTEKDVEWLTQHCKTNVSIQDVSAATAKIDLQGPQSFNILKKIIRDDRLENLKRFHFFTGAYKGEPVLISQTGYTGEFGYELFCINNVASRVWNDLLEAGKEYGLKPVGLGARDTLRLEACYSLYGHELSDTITPIEGGIGFVLSAQTEYIAKEIIEHQKAHGAPRQIICLEMLDKAIPRSQYKVQYNNQDIGYITSGGFSPVFKKGIALALVKNNVVTVGDEVAIVIRDKTSPAKVVPRPFYKYTGRKF